A stretch of DNA from Diospyros lotus cultivar Yz01 chromosome 14, ASM1463336v1, whole genome shotgun sequence:
TGATATGAATACTTATAACGGACATAActgcaacaacaacaacgaAACAAACTTTATAAAAGACACCAATCACGTCCCCACCATCTCAAAGAAGAACAATAATGTGTCAggtattttaaaagtaaaattaattttttaataaaaaaatactaattaataCAAAACTCTATCTTATCCTATACCGGTCCCGTTAGCATCCAAGCAAAAGCATAAACTCCAAGGGGCATGGGATATCTATcactataaaatatataactaaatagTGTTATTATgcaattatattaatattatattatatttattaatattttattttattatataattatataataaatataaatatgttattattaattattttaataaattataaataaaataaaaaatattttaaattttattaaattttaaaatatattattaaatataattaacttGTAATATCACGTCAACGTCACGACAGTTAATACAGTtagattgaatattttttttcctccccCAACCCGCAAATAGAAAAGTGTGCACCACAGTATCTGTGAGCCAAATCGGTGGACCGGTAACCACGTCTAGATGACGTCGAGATGATTAACGGAGTTCTTAACAGCGTCAACAAGCCTATAATGGTCAATTCTCGGGCCTCACACGCACCATGCGTCAGGACTCGTTCGCCACGTGAGCTCCCTGGGCCATATTTCAGTCACGTGTTGGGGTCTTGCTTAGACGCCTAGCACACCGCTTTCATTGTTGCTCTTGCAATTTACCAATATACCCCCCTACCCAGACTTATTAATCAACTCGACTTAACCTTTATCAGTATCTTACACGTCATTTAAAAGCAATAGTTATTAGTTAATAATGTATTAAATGGTTTTTTTTGTCACTTATTTTACGGGGTGGTTTACCGGGAAAGTATGTTAACAATTTTCTCCCGAGTCTTTCTGTTTGGTTTCTTCcctatcttctctctctctctctctctctctctctctctctaaagaaTAAAAGACTACTTTCTGTTTCGCTTGGCCGCCTGGTAAGTGTACCAGATCTCCGGCAATGACTCGGTTTCAGGTAAATCTTATCCATAGCTCTAccaaatttacattttattcaTGGCTTCTGTTTTGAAAACACGCAGATGCCGGAATACACATCTTGGTAGTGGAATAAAGTGAAACGGAACTAATCTTTGAGGAGATCACAGATTCTGTGGTGATTTTCTAGCAAATTTGAGTAATTTGTTCAAAGTGATGGGtgtttttgtttgatttgtgaTGTTGGGTTTCACTGATCTTGTTGTGTGAATCTGTGCCCatatttctctaatttcttattttctttggGGAAAGGTAGTAGTCTCGTGATGGGGGAAAATAGTGAAGAAAGTTGGaagaatttctgaaatttgtTGTGTAATCTATGGTATGCAGATGAAGAGAGGAACTTGCTGAGCAACTTGAAGAAAGGGAAAGAGGGAAATTCGATTGGTAGGTACCTACCTGATTTACGGCCTTGGAAATGGATATGAGAAGAGAAACCTCGGTTCCAGATACGAAAGAGTTCCAGACTCACGACCTTTGGGTTCCAACGACTCCAGTGAAGAATATTCCACCAGAAAAGCAGCCGATCTGtgaggaaaaacaagaaaatcaGCCGGGCCAAGCAAATTGTTTTGTGCCGGATGGATTTTCAACTGGGCTTCAAAAGGAAACTCAAGCTTATGGGAGAACAGTAGCATCTTCTGGTTCAGTAAATACCGTTGATTTGAACAAGGCTAGTGCTGCGAAATCCAGAGCTTCCGCTGATTTCTCCAAGTTTAGTGAGCTCGTCATGGATTCTGAAAGGTTCCCAAGGGGACATTTTACCAGTCTTATGGCTCTTGCAGATGCAGCTGGCCCGACAGTTTCTTTAGATGGTACTAGGCAAGGAGATGTTAATGGAGCAGGCAGTCCATTCATGTCCTTTTTCAGGCCTCAATTTGAAAGTAATCAATACGAGAGCGACTCCACGGCTTGCATTGCTGGCCAGCAAAGCTCACTTGGGTCAAACTCATGGAGCAACAGCAGTTGTGCGCCAGATGCCCCCTTATGTGAGTGTCACTACCCTCACCCCTGCTCCGCGTTCAGTTCATGTTAATTGGAGCTGTGCTTTCACCTGCATTtagtgaagaaagaaaacaaacagaTAATTCAAATGACTATAAACAAAGATCAAGGCAAGGCGCAGTTTCATTAGTGTCAAGCCGTCAAATGCCGATGTGTTTGGTGTTTGCCAAACAAAAATAGGTTCCTGACACATGCTTTGCTCTGAGCACTGGAACTGGCAAGAAGAGGCCATTCCCGTAGCCCCAAGTCTGGGGAATTATAGGGACGGGATTTGGATATTTAATCCCATAGGCCCCATTAGTCCCCAATTTTCCGTGCCTCTTTTGGTCCAAATGTATAGTCCAGGCCTAATGGCCAATCCTCCAAAAGTGGAAAATTAGCTTAACCCATTAGTTATGGCATTGTCTATCCACCCCTTATAGACAATCCCTAGTTATTGTATAAgttctgatttttcttttttctaatccTATGGCATATCCATATAGGTATTACTAATCCCAAAATCTCGTTAGCAAACCAACATAGCTTAACTGTAAAAAAGCAATGAGCATAAGACAGGAATTAGAGAACATAGACAGCTCTTTCTGCATGGCACCTAAGTTGAGGGCAGGAGCATACAAGAAAAGAACAATGCCCCAGTGCATCAATCTTCTACAATTTGTTTTATCAATCATTATATTTCAGAATACAGCCCAGCTCTCCTTTCATTCTGACCTATTCTTTGATCTGGCCCTTGAATCTCAAACTGGCATGAACGTAGTGTCATGACCCTGGGGGTTATTTTGTAATCTTTACCTCTACTAAACTGTTGGGGGGAAGTTAGGAGGCAGGGGAGGCTGTTGTAACAGCCTCAAGAGACAGTTAGGAGGATTAGAAGAACCATTGTATAGTTAGAGGTCTTATTAATAAGGAGACCTACGGCACATGGGGGTTTACCAATTAATTGATGAATAAATCATTCTCTCTTGAcctttctattctctctatTCTAATTcacttttccctctctttctcgatCGGAACTACTGAATTGCCAAGTCCTAATTCAAGGACTTGACAAGTAGCACAAATGAGAGAAGGATTTAGGAGCAAGGTGAAGCTAGTGTGTCCTCAACCTCTGTAAATAGCACACCACAGATGCCCTTTTGATTGGTTCCTCACCCACTGCCAACATTTTCCTGAAAGATATTTTTTCAGCATCTTACTAATTCACCAACCGCTAGATAACAATAGAAAATCTTTGTTCTTCAGATAACATATTCAAATACATACACAAGGCATATTCCCATTTCAAAACATTACTTAAAATTctgttgatattttttttcctgaaaCTGATGAATTTAACACCTGTATACTGCAGATGGAATTCACATGCCTTTCCAATCCACCAATCATCTCAGCTCACAACTTAGGGAATCAGATGCACTTTCAAGCCGGAATATCTCAGTTGCATCTACAGATGCACTATCAAGGAGTAATATCTCTCAGTTTGCACCCTTGACATCAACAGATGCAATCTCAGTTGCATCAGCAGATGCACTCTCAAGCGGGAATATCTCCCAGTTTGCACCCTTGACATCAGATCAGTCCAAGAAAGCAGAAAACAAGCAGGTTCACAATATGCACTACATACATGTGGATGGAAAAACATGCCAGGAAACTATTAACCAGGGAAATGAAGTCTCCATGAGGGTTGAAGTTATTGATCTTTATCATGATAAACAGAAAACACCACTAGATGATTTGTCAAGCGCTGCTTTTTCAATGCAATTGCACGAGAATCACAACCCTGACAAGGGAGGCAACCCTGGCATTGACGTGAAAACACCACAGCAAAAGCCAAGAAGGAGAAAGCACAGGCCAAAAGTGGTTACAGAAGGCAAGCCAAAAAGGACTCGGAAGCCAAAGACCGCAAATCCTTCACTCCCCAAGGATAACCAAACAGGTAAGAGGAAGTATGTCCGGAAAAATGGACTTAACAAGATCCAAGAAACATCACCAACAGAAGGAATTTGCTCAGGTAGTGATCTGAAAGTACCACTTGGAACAAAAACATGCCGGAGAAAATTGAAGTTTGAAGGACAAGAAAGGGAAGAAACTTCATGTAAGGCAAGGCCAAATGAGAATGCAGAAGCACAAGCTCAAAACTTTTATACAAGGGGTGACTCACAGTCAACTGTGCAGCTTGACCAAAGGATGGAGGCTGCAAATGAAAAGACACAAATGGGTATTGCTCACAGCCATGCAAGTTCCATAAACAAAGTGGTTGAAGATTGCATATCAATATCTGAAAAGCAATCTCAGAGCTATCTGACCCCTTCCAACACTGATCCACTGCAGCAAAAATCAATGGCTTCTGCCGAAAGCGAAGGTACAAGAGGAAAATGCAAGATAGTTTTCTCTGATGAAACACATGACAAACAAGGAACCAATGTACAAATGGTGATCAATAGTGAAAACCAACCAGCACCAAGTCCAAATGATTCTAACAGCAGCAGCAGTGCACAACAAGAAAGGACACTAAAGAGGGTACATTCATGCACCATTGATGAAGCAGAACTCAGCCGCACAAACATTATGGGATGTCAATGCAATTCTTTGCAAGAATACCATAAAATGTTTCCAGCAAACGTGTATGACAACGCAACTCCAGGCATTAATTTTCcctcaattcacaagaaaaagaGAACCGGGAAAGAGCAGTTTTCAACTACATCAAGCCCATTGTCTATCAGGACAGCTGCAGAAATTAGCATGACAGGAACTACATCAAGCCCTTTGAACAATGCATATGCAGGTCCTTATATATCAGGAACCAATTGTGCAGTTTTGGCTGCTCAGTCTAACACTAGCTGCACCTCAACCAAAACTGCATCACTTGTGGAAGCTCACGATAAACAGCAACTGTATGAGTGTAAACTGGCTTTTGAGCAAAAAGGAAGGATGATAAAGAAGAGATCAAAGGCCTCTACTCATCACCCAGATGCAACAAAGGATGGCATTCCCGCAGTTGATGTGATTACTGACTTTTTAAAGACCCTAGACATCAGTCTGGAAAACAACCAAGTGACATATCAACATCAGTGTGAACTTTTTCCTTATGGTTTAACATATGAAGAGCAGAATGCACTTGTTCTTTATCAAAGAGGTGGACCTGTTGTGCCTTTCCAAAATTCATTTCATCCAATCAAGAAACGCCAACTTCGTCCGAAAGTTGACCTTGATGGTGAGACAGACAGAGTATGGAAGCTTCTATTGGAAAATATTAACAGTGAAGGTATTGATGGGACAGATGAGGAGAAAGCAAAATGGTGGGAAGAAGAACGAAGAGTGTTCCAAGGACGGGCAGACTCATTTATTGCACGCATGCATCTTGTCCAAGGTATTTAATAGACTCACCATTCAAATGTCTGCAGATAAtttattctttaatatttaaCAGTAGCAAACTAATGCCTCAGTAGttaaacacacacatatatatacatatatatataaatagagagagagactgcTCAGACACCGAAAGAGGTACAAACTATTAGGAACATGCACATGGACACAAACAGGGGAACCTTTCACATAATGGGTACGTTGAAAAACAGCCCAAGTCTTTCAATAggccaaaaaagaaagaaatcaaagtGTCATAAAAGAAGATTCATGAATAATGAAATTGTTTCAGTACTAGTAGCATTATAGGCATAGCACGGCATTCCTGAACTTGCTGATAAAGAGACCTGTTATAGGAAAATCTATTCACAACCACATTACTTATAAGCCAAGACTGACTCTTAATCCACAAACCTTTGGTTTCTTGAAGAGTTAAGATGATACTGCATCAAAAACTTATTGCagcttgtttatttatttattttttttacttaaaagatATTTAGAGAATGTAAAGACAGATGTGGAGCCATACAAGGGAAGATAAATTAGAAGttaagttatttgtaataaagtaATAAGGTGGAGTAGCTCCTATCAAAGATAGGATGCATGAGACACAATTAAGACGGTTCaatcatgtgagaagaaaaccaatagaGGATCCTTTGAAAAGAATGGATGGATTGGAAAAGTATTTAACAGAAAATGTATGATATGAGCTATAAAGGTCTTACAGAAAAAAAGATTATAGAAAGAAATTATTGACGAGCTATAATTTATGTAGCTAACCCCACACaataggattaaggcttgacaTATTGTTTACAAAAATCTATAGAAGAATAAGAATGGTGAAGTGGACAGCTAGAATAGCCAAAAAAGTTCAAACAAGTTCAAACACTGAATAAATTATATTCTAAATAGAAGCCATTTAGCTTATTATAGATAGATTACTTTGGCAAATAGTGCTAAAGGAAACTAAAGATGTAAACCAATTTCAAGTTTATAGGAACAGAAGAGCAAAAACAGCTAAATGCAATGCAAAAACTCAAGCTATCCCGAGCTTGTAAGCAATTCTATTAAAAAGTTTATGTCTAGACAAACTAACCCCAAACAAAAAGAAGGTTTTGCAAatatcttcttaagaaatcctACCAAACAAAGAAAGTGCCCAGAAGACACTCCATACATCCAACAATACTTCAGGCCATCCTGTTACTTCTCAAACACCTATGGAATAGAAATATGAGGTCCATTCAACAAATTTTGCTAGATGTTATTGCTTTCACATTGCAATGTCGTGTTATTGTTCACAGTGCAatgtcattttattattttcacagTGCAATGTCATTCACAGGAGATAGACgcttctccccatggaaaggatCAGTTGTGGACTCGGTTGTGGGAGTTTTCCTTACTCAAAACGTATCAGACCATCTTTCTAGGTCAAAGGAACCTCCTAACTCAATGTGGTATTTAAAACCTGTTGTCAAGGCAAACCTATTCATTCTACTACATTTTTTTGCAGTTCTGCCTTCATGTCTCTTGCAGCACACTATCCCCTCAAACAGAAGCACAATGAGAGGCCATACTTTGAAGACACGAGTATATTGGTCGAAGAACCAGGAATGTGCGCAGTTTATCCAGAGGATACCATCAGATGGCATGAAGAGAAGTCAAATCTGCAAGCCTGGGACATGAATTCTATGACACTTCATGGCATAGATTTAAATGTAGAGAAAGAAGTTGTTAACAGCAGTGAATTGATTGCATGCAGCAGTGATGGTGTGAAGCCAATAGATAAGTCAGAATGTAAATGCTCAGATATATCTGAAGATGGTATAGGTATATCTCATAATTCAACAGCAAACAGAGATGTCATGCACCTCCAAGAAGCAGTGGCAAGTTCGATTGGAGATAAAAGAGAAATGGATGATGTATTCTCCTCTCAGAATTCTGTTGGTTCTTGTCAGAACTCCATGGATTCATCAATAGCTCAAACATCTGAGAAAGTAGGATCATACTTGCAGGACAATGCAGAAGAAGATCCAGCAATCAGTTCAAATTCCATCGGTCTTGTCGGCTCTTCATTTGTGGATATATTACCAAGGACAGAGACCACTTGTGGAATTCACAATCACAAGAATGGAAATGAATCATCCTATAGAGAAACAAGGCAGACCAACATGAATGGTTCAGAATGTGAtacacaaaaagaaaacaagcacATATCAGATTATCCTAAAACCTCCCTGAGGCCTGTTATAGCTTCCAGTAATTACCATTCAGAAATGATCCCCGACTCAGGAGTGCAGGAAGTTGAATCCATTGAAACATTGCAAGATAACACCTCATTATCTAATACTTCCATGCACAAAGAAAATTGCACTAGCGAACAAAGCGGAGTAACAGCAGAATATTTAAGCCAGGCTATGGAAGAAAACATCATGACTGCAAGTTTCCAAAAACAGAAATATTCCAGCAAAAACAATCATGCACACAACAGCCTTCAAGACCAAAACTGTGGAATCCAGCAAGTTCTTGAGGTCCCAAACCTTTCAAGGAACACGTTGGATGTCACAGAGAGCACCAGTGAAATCAATAACCCACAGATCAGTGACCATAAGGCAGTAGAGTCAAGTTTGAAGAACCAGGACTATCTTCCCAGTAAGAACATAAATGGGAGTTCTGATGCTCCAGAAGTGAAGCGGAGAAGGGTTGGGAAGCCAAAAGAGAAAGTGGACTGGGATAGCTTAAGACAGAAAGCACAAACCAGAGGTAAAAGGGAAAGAACAGTCAATACAATGGATTCATTAAACTGGGAAGCAGTGAGGTGTGCAGATGTTAGTGAGGTTGCTAACACCATCAAAGATAGGGGAATGAATAACGTGCTAGCAGGGCGAATTAAGGTGTGTTTGCATACCATAAACATTTCATCACTTTGATTACTTGAACTGTGGATTGCTTGCCTATGTTTATAACTCTTATTGTTTAAAATGCAGGATTTCCTGAACCGACTGGTTAGAGAACATGGAAGCATTGATCTTGAATGGTTAAGAGATGTTCCACCTGATGAAGCAAAGTAAGCCAGCAGATTTTCAGAGCAGATTTTCAGATCATTTTTGTATACGTCCAGGAACAAATCTGAAGTACCTCATGGCCAAAACAGTTTCAGAATCCCATAGAATGAAAAGAATAAACAACAAAGAGCTTACAGAGATTTTATATTTGCAGAGAATATCTATTGAGCATAAGAGGATTGGGCTTGAAAAGCGTGGAGTGCGTGCGGCTTTTGACACTTCACCATCTTGCTTTTCCAGTAAGTTCATAAGTTAAATTATAACTGCAGAAAATATTGCAAACAAGATGGACAAAATCTTCACTCAAACAGTTTGTGCTTGTAAATCTTAAATAAGGTTGACACAAATGTTGGGCGTATAGCTGTCAGACTAGGATGGGTACCCCTTCAGCCTCTGCCAGAATCACTTCAGTTGCATCTTTTAGAACTGTAAGGGTTAAATTCCTACTGGTTTGTGTCTACTTAAACACACACAACGTGCACACAGACAAATGAAGCTAATCTTGTTATTCCTCTATAGGTACCCAGTGTTGGAATCAATTCAGAAATACCTCTGGCCACGTCTCTGCAAGCTTGATCAAAGAACACTGTAATAgttttattgtttatatatccCCTAATtcacatatacatacatttcATGCATATCACAACAAGAAAGCTAAATGAAACTTGCAATGGCATTCACTTGATAAACTGCTATTTATCACAGATACGAGCTGCATTACCAAATGATTACTTTTGGAAAGGTATGTATTTACTTGAAATATAGATTGATTTCCCCTGAAATgatgattatttaaaaaaaaaaaaagaagaagaaagaaagaaagcttACAGGCATTCATTTCAATGTAGGTTTTTTGTACAAAAAGCAAGCCTAATTGCAACGCATGCCCAATGAGAGGAGAATGCCGACATTTTGCAAGTGCATTTGCAAGGTTTGTCCATCATCTAGGGATTCTCTTCTCCTAAACCACCACAAACCAATTATCTGCACATCTAGCTAGAGATTTCTACATGTGGATTGAGTTGAGGGAACCACTTCTATAGTCAGATAAATTTAGAATCCTCTTTTCAACAATCCGTCAGAAGGACGTGGGAGGTGAAAAATCATAACTAGGAGAATGATAGTCATCCAAAATACTATTGTAAAGGGTGAAAAATACTAATCAAAGGCACATGCATTTGTAAAAACAcacttttgtgtttttttttcctgcTATATTATTCAAATAGTAAAAGATGCACGACAAAAGCAACTTTATCCGtatagattttatttatttggaatttatATCAGCTTTGATCTAAAGACAGTTGATTTATTTGGCAACTTTCAAGAAGTCACAACTTTGTTCTATTTATGTTGGAATTCTTTCTGTCCGATGTTGCAATGATATCCAAAAACAAGcctattatatatacattaaagaTATTCACTCACACGTGCTCACTGATGAACCATGTTGGATGCAGTGCCAGGCTTGCCCTCCCGGGGCCAGAAGAAAAAAGCATAGTAAGTGCTAGGGACAACAAAGCAGCTGGCCAAAGGCCAGTGGAGATTATCAAGTCATTGCAGCTGCCTTTACCTCTGACTAGTCAGCAAATGCAAGACCAACCTCAAATGATTAACTTTGAGCCCATTATTGAGGTGCCGTCAACACCAGAGCCTATTATTGAAGTGCCAGCAACACCAGAACCTGAACATTTACAAGTACCAGAACGGGACATTGAGGATGCATTTTGTGAAGATCCTGAGGAAATTCCAGTGATCAAACTCAATATTGAAGAGTTCACTCAAAATTTACAGAACTACATGCAACAGAATATGGAACTCCAGGAAGACAAAATGTCAAAGGCTTTAGTAGCTTTAACACCAGAAGCTGCTTCAATCCCTATGCCTAGACTTAAAAATGTGAGCCAGCTAAGAACAGAACACCAAGTGTAAGTAGACATTCCATATCTTCAAAACATGGTCAAGATCACAAAAGTCATGACCGGACCACTACCTCTTACAGTATAGAATAAGATTGCAACTGGATATAGCATAGTGGTCATGATCATGTAGATATATCCTATGAACAAAAGGAGCTGCTTCAATCCCTATGCCTAGACTTAAAAATGTGAGCCAGCTAAGAACAGAACACCAAGTGTAAGTAGACATTCCATATCTTCAAAACATGGTCAAGATCACAAAAGTCATGACCGGACCACTACCTCTTACAGTATAGAATAAGATTGCAACTGGATATAGCATAGTGGTCATGATCATGTAGATATATCCTATGAACAAAAGGAGAGGATCATAGATAATATGTAACCACCACCAGATGTagaaatcaaaatcatttcCAAAACTATATTCCAGACAGCCATAAGGAGAAAATCTGCTGGGAATAGATAGGGAAATGCTTTTGAG
This window harbors:
- the LOC127789836 gene encoding protein ROS1A-like, whose amino-acid sequence is MDMRRETSVPDTKEFQTHDLWVPTTPVKNIPPEKQPICEEKQENQPGQANCFVPDGFSTGLQKETQAYGRTVASSGSVNTVDLNKASAAKSRASADFSKFSELVMDSERFPRGHFTSLMALADAAGPTVSLDGTRQGDVNGAGSPFMSFFRPQFESNQYESDSTACIAGQQSSLGSNSWSNSSCAPDAPLYGIHMPFQSTNHLSSQLRESDALSSRNISVASTDALSRSNISQFAPLTSTDAISVASADALSSGNISQFAPLTSDQSKKAENKQVHNMHYIHVDGKTCQETINQGNEVSMRVEVIDLYHDKQKTPLDDLSSAAFSMQLHENHNPDKGGNPGIDVKTPQQKPRRRKHRPKVVTEGKPKRTRKPKTANPSLPKDNQTGKRKYVRKNGLNKIQETSPTEGICSGSDLKVPLGTKTCRRKLKFEGQEREETSCKARPNENAEAQAQNFYTRGDSQSTVQLDQRMEAANEKTQMGIAHSHASSINKVVEDCISISEKQSQSYLTPSNTDPLQQKSMASAESEGTRGKCKIVFSDETHDKQGTNVQMVINSENQPAPSPNDSNSSSSAQQERTLKRVHSCTIDEAELSRTNIMGCQCNSLQEYHKMFPANVYDNATPGINFPSIHKKKRTGKEQFSTTSSPLSIRTAAEISMTGTTSSPLNNAYAGPYISGTNCAVLAAQSNTSCTSTKTASLVEAHDKQQLYECKLAFEQKGRMIKKRSKASTHHPDATKDGIPAVDVITDFLKTLDISLENNQVTYQHQCELFPYGLTYEEQNALVLYQRGGPVVPFQNSFHPIKKRQLRPKVDLDGETDRVWKLLLENINSEGIDGTDEEKAKWWEEERRVFQGRADSFIARMHLVQGDRRFSPWKGSVVDSVVGVFLTQNVSDHLSSSAFMSLAAHYPLKQKHNERPYFEDTSILVEEPGMCAVYPEDTIRWHEEKSNLQAWDMNSMTLHGIDLNVEKEVVNSSELIACSSDGVKPIDKSECKCSDISEDGIGISHNSTANRDVMHLQEAVASSIGDKREMDDVFSSQNSVGSCQNSMDSSIAQTSEKVGSYLQDNAEEDPAISSNSIGLVGSSFVDILPRTETTCGIHNHKNGNESSYRETRQTNMNGSECDTQKENKHISDYPKTSLRPVIASSNYHSEMIPDSGVQEVESIETLQDNTSLSNTSMHKENCTSEQSGVTAEYLSQAMEENIMTASFQKQKYSSKNNHAHNSLQDQNCGIQQVLEVPNLSRNTLDVTESTSEINNPQISDHKAVESSLKNQDYLPSKNINGSSDAPEVKRRRVGKPKEKVDWDSLRQKAQTRGKRERTVNTMDSLNWEAVRCADVSEVANTIKDRGMNNVLAGRIKDFLNRLVREHGSIDLEWLRDVPPDEAKEYLLSIRGLGLKSVECVRLLTLHHLAFPVDTNVGRIAVRLGWVPLQPLPESLQLHLLELYPVLESIQKYLWPRLCKLDQRTLYELHYQMITFGKVFCTKSKPNCNACPMRGECRHFASAFASARLALPGPEEKSIVSARDNKAAGQRPVEIIKSLQLPLPLTSQQMQDQPQMINFEPIIEVPSTPEPIIEVPATPEPEHLQVPERDIEDAFCEDPEEIPVIKLNIEEFTQNLQNYMQQNMELQEDKMSKALVALTPEAASIPMPRLKNVSQLRTEHQVYELPDSHPLLKQLDKREPDDPCSYLLAIWTPGETANSIQAPEGRCNFQELGKLCDEKTCFSCNSIREANSQTVRGTLLIPCRTAMRGSFPLNGTYFQVNEVFADHESSLHPIDVPRAWIWNLTRRTVYFGTSIPTIFKGLSTESIQHCFWRGFVCVRGFDQKTRAPRPLIARLHFPASKLTRTKSKTDQKQE